The genomic window GCTGAAGAAAGAAAAGCATCCTGAGGCGAATTTGCATAggcttaatttaaattccctTAAACAGCAGCCCGATATGTCTTCGcctatgtgtgtgcgtgtgtgtgtgtatgtatggtTAGGGCCAAAAAGGACAATGATCAGCGGACCTTTTTTCCaccgaaaatgaaaacttgGCCAAGCCGAAACCGAAGAACAACCGAAAAGAACTTGGAAAATCGGGGGAAACCGGGCGAAAAGGTTGCACCCTTAAGTTTGGTAAATAACTGCAGGCTAGCCGTGGAgactcatacacacacacacacatacacacacacacacacaagcagaGGAAAAGGATATACCAGGGGACACTGAAGACCTTTAAGCAGCGAcataacaaaatcaaaagGATTTTGCGTATAAGTTGCAAATTAAGTTGCCCTCATCCGTGTTcccacgcccccttttttgccatttgttcATGTCCTTGTTGCGCCCTGCCTTTCCCCGCAGCCCGGGTTTTCCACAGCATTTCCAACTTCATCATCTTATGTGCTTATGATATCCTTTTGGCCCTGCGGCCAAGGAACAGCAACCAGAAACAACAATAACCAGCAGTGAGACATGTCCTTGGCCTCGGCACACGCTTCCCATTCGGGTTAAACTTGTCAGCGTTTGCGGTGAGTTGGGGGCATGGGTTAAGGATTGGGTGCTGAGACCTTAAATTAACAGATAGGATATCAAGAAAAAACTGCCAGGAGTTGAACGATCCTGCGATTAGGCGTATTTTTCTGAATTTTAATTGTTCAGTGAACATGTAAATTGCGATTGTTGAGAAATGTATAATCTGTTAAAAGCCCACTGAATCTATCTATAAGCTTGTTTATTTTGGCTAATGGGAATCAAGAGCTGTTGATTAGATTAGTTACGTAAGCAATTTTAATCGCAATTGCAACGTCATTAGGTAATTACGCTCGTATCTATTAATAACACGATAAGACTGTGTCCAATTAAGCtcatataaatgttttttgtttatagaaAATTGCgataaatcaattaattgatattttatattctACTTGCATAGATACTTTTTgataaatacattttgataCGTTTATTAGGAGATAAGATTAGATTTTCTAAATGTTTATGCCATTTTCAGCTTTGACGCTTCACGgtttaatttcattcaatCTGTAGCTCAAATCTCAAAGGCGCATCGAATAAGTCCATATTTAGATGTTCTTATTTATGGCACTCACTTGGATTTCCAAGCCCgcttatattttgtatttgcgCAGTCTGATGCTGCACAGATCGGCTTAAAAATGCCGAGAGGGGCAAATATCTGGCAAAGGGTAACGAGTGGCGCAGGGCTTATCTAACCATTCCAATATTGTGTGGCCGTTAGCCTCAGTCCCGAAAAAAATCCTTTAATTGAGTGCACACTTAGGCCAAGCAGCAGACGGAAGAGCAAAAAAgacactcacccacacacacacacacacacagcgcaccagcaccagcacaaCCACACACTCTCATACTCACACCAACCAGGCTTTTAGAAGTCCTTGCCGCCTGACTGCCGCCTTTTTATGCGCTCTTAGCGCCATTATCCTTTTACGATTATCGCCGCTAAAGCAAAATTGACTGTTTGACGttcaattgaaattttgcATTAAAGCTCAATGGCTTAACCCCTTCAAATTATGCAATAAGTCCCCAGACCCCCAAAACCCCCAGCCCCATCATCGTCTGTACTTTCGTCCTGTGAAACTCCGCCGCCAGCAACGCAATCCCAAGCTGAGCCCAAGCAGCTTTCAGCTCCCAACTCGCAGTTCGCAGTtcgcaaatggcaaatggttCAGGGACTTAAGGGGGGCAAGGGGAAGGGGGCAGGATGTCGGGATGTGAAGCAAGGATACTCGTCTTCTCTGAGATCCAGAGCGATGCCAacgaaacggaacggaacggagCGAGCATCGAATGGCAGCCAATTAGCGcgcattgctcatacgccacgtttGTCATGGCAGCCAGACTCCCACACATACACTTGCACTCTtccgctctctctctcgcacacacacacacacacacacacacacgtctGCAAAAGGCAGACACACTCCAAAAAGTGAATTTCCATTTAGTTTACATAGATTTGGTACCCCATTTGTTAAAATTATACACGGTTTTTGGTATTAGAGTTTCAGTGCTAGAATATCTgattaaaataaagaaaatgtgaattttcttttatttcttaatgaaataaatattatagtCAATGTTTCCATATCACGCCTCTTTCAAGACTTTCTCTTACAATTTACACAGAGATGAATCAGTTCACCAACTGTCGTTCTACCCATTTTATGCGAGTGCACTCGCTTTTCTCTCAGTGAGAGCCCCTCGCAtagcggaaacggaagttgTAGGGggattttcaatttgcaattgaaCTGATTCTGATTTTTTGGCTTGCTTCTTTTGCTGGGCGCTCATTTTATGGCTGACTTGGTTTGCCATAGTGGGCGGGGTGGGGCAGTGGGCGGTAGCAGGCGGGCTGCGGAAATGTAATCATCGCAATCCCCCGGGTGGGTGGCAAGGGGGCGGGGCCGCTGCAGCGAGCGTGGTGGCGActtctacatacatatatacttacaTTTAATTTCCACTAATTGAATCGAAATCGATCTCTCGCTCCCTTGCTGCGGAAAAAAGCCCTTCACAGGGCCTTGACGTTTGCTTTTCCGATTGCGGCTGCCAGAGGTGCGAGCTGGGAAATTCGGTCCCGTATTGTTGGGGCGTGGCCGCTTTTGGCGCATTAACAAACTTTTCCTATAAATCAACCAAATTTTTTATAATCTCCTTTGCGTTCCCACCGACGTTCGGCAAAGGATTAACTGCGGCTGGCATCCGCAGGGATGCTGGTGTGGAGGTGGAACATTTCAGAGCAGCCAGACGATGCACCATTATGGCTTCTAATGAGCAAAACGCGTTGGCGGGTAAATGACTTTTCACCGACTGGAAAATGATTGCGATAAGTTGGGTGCAATTACTACTCGATAATCGCTGTTCGGTGGCGCTTCGGTTCAAAGTGGATTTCTTCTTCATTTGCAGGCAAACGTAAGTActattttgattataattatCTAATGGgcgcttttatttttgaattcaaTAAAATCAGGGTTTTAATAAACAGCTTGTAATATAAAAGCCCCATTAAAATAATAgtatatgcataaatatttgttatacCATTTTTTATAAGTATAACAATATggcaaaatttaaaagatacctctgaaataatattaaacaataaacatatTTCATTCTTTATATAAAATGCTATGACAAGTAACTAAATTGGAAAcacttgcaatttttgatttagtCAGTAATAATACCATTATAAAAAGCTTCAATACatgtaatttttgatttagCCAGTACTAATCCCTTATAACCTCTAATAGTCCTCGACATTCTCCTCTATATCCCGAAAAGTGGCAAGGATATTGTCATGCAGCTTGTCCATGCTCTCCAGAACAGACGCTTCGCCCACCTTGGGATCAAGGAACTTCATGGTGGAGAGCTCGTAGAGAATGTGAGCGCCTTTTGTCCGGATCAATCCCCAGGTTACCCGCGCCTCATTGTCCGCCGTATTCTGCACCGAGAGGATCGCCGCATCATAAAAGGCCATCATGTTCTTCAGCATGCCAACTGTCTTGTAAAAGGGACAGAAGGCATCGTACGAGGAGTAGGAGTTTTGCTGCAGGAAGTCGTCCTTCAGCATCTTGGCCACCTCGAGGGTAATCTTGTCCTCCTCGTTCAACGACGACTTTCCCACCAGTTGGACGATTTCCGCCAGGTCATCCTCCTCCTGCAGCACCTTCTTGGCCTTGGCACGCAGAAGGCTGAACTCCGGATTGGACTCCTCGTAGAAGGTGTCCAGAGTGCGCATGTACTTGGAGTAGGATTGCAGCCAGTTTACCGATGGAAAGTGCTTTCTCTGTGCCAGCTTCTTGTCCAGACCCCAGAAGACCTGAACGATGCTCAGGGTGGCGGATGTCACGGGATCGGAGAAGTCGCCACCAGGAGGCGACACAGCTCCCACAATGGACACGGAACCCTCACGTTCGGGACTGCCTAGGCACTGCACCAGTCCGGCTCTCTCGTAGAAGGAGGCCAGGCGGGCTCCCAGGTAAGCCGGATAGCCAGCATCGGCAGGCATCTCGGCCAGACGTCCGGAGATCTCTCGCAGCGCCTCCGCCCACCGAGATGTGGAGTCCGCCATCATGGACACATGGTAGCCCATGTCACGGAAGTATTCCGAGAGGGTGATGCCCGTGTAGATGGAGGCTTCTCGGGCAGCCACCGGCATGTTGGAGGTGTTGGCCACCAGGGCGGTGCGCTTCATAATCGACTCCATGGTGCCGTTGacctccacctccagctgTGGAAAGTCCCGCAGCACCTCGGACATCTCGTTGCCGCGCTCGCCGCAGCCCACGTAGATGATGACATCGGAGTTGGAGTATTTGGACAGGGACTAGGGTAATAAGttcatataataataataattcttaaGGCCATAAATCCTtgccatcaaggacaaggaAAACGCCAATCAGAAAAGGTTCAATCTCACCTGTGAGATGACGGTCTTTCCACACCCAAACGCGCCCGGAATGGCGGTGGTGCCGCCCTGGACACATGGAAAGAAGGCGTCCAGAACGCGTTGGCCAGTGAGGAGTGGCGAAGTGCTGGGGAGCTTATCCTCCACCGGACGACACTTGCGTACCGGCCACACCTGGAGCATGGAGTGCTTGGTGATCTCGTCGTTGAACTCCGTCTCCACGATCACCTCGTCCACGCAGTAGTTTCCAGGCGGGGCCAACCACTTGATGCGCCCCTTGCAGCGGGGCGGCAACATCAGGCGGTGATCGTGCATCATGCTGTTTTCGAAAACAGATCCGTAGATATCCCCGCCGTTGATCAGTGCATCGACCTTCAATTTTCCAGGTGTGAACTGGTACGAAATGTTCCTGGGCAGCGAGGGCGTATCGATGCCCTTGGGCACGTATATGGAGTTGGTCAGTTCACTGATCGATCTCAGGGGACGCTGGATGCCATCGAAGATGCTGCCCATGATGCCGGGTCCCAGTTCCACGGAGAGCGGTTTTCCCGTCTGGTAGACAGGATCTCCCACACTCACACCGGAAGTATCCTCGTACACCTGGATGGTGGCCATGTCGCCCTCCAGGCGAATGATCTCACCCACAAGCTGGGAGTGTCCCACGCGGACCAGCTCGTACATGGCTGCCCCGGCCATCTCCTCGGCATTCACCACCGGGCCGGAAACTCCGAAAATGCGACCCGTTGGCGCCTCGTCTTCGTCCTCATCCGACGAATACTTGTGCGTTTCAACCACCTGCTCGATCGCAAAGCCCGAGTCCTCATTCCTGTCTTCCATGGTGATGTGAAGGCTTTTGTGGGATTGGTCCGACCCTCTCGTCGATGGTTTCGAGGGTCTATCTTCGTCAACGTTTTTATCGGCTGGGCTTTCCGGCTCGGCTACAGGTTTGCGAAGCTGGGTGGCAGGGACTACCGGATGGGCTTTTCGGTCAGGTCGTGGACATGCGCAGGAGATACAGGTGCACTTCCTGAGTGGCTTTGGCATGGACCTTGGCTCCGCATCTTGGTTTGCCGATCCCGAGCTGCGGGCTACGGAGTCGTCTTGACTTGTATTACTTTGAGTGAACGAGGTAAGCGGTGCAACCCAGgacttcttttccatttcgtttaaatatatacacaattttttactttttacaatttttgctAATATTGTcaaataaatagaataaaatgGGCAGAAGTGTATGGAAAGACTAGGATGATGACTGCTATTAATATAAGATTTTATCATATTTGACCTTTTTATATTATAGTAACTTTTTTAAAGGAAACAatattttctttgcttttgtGGGTTTATGTAGTCAAGTGACTATAGTAAGTTTATCACCTTTTAActttaaatcaatttccaAACTAAGTTCATAatgaaaaacagaaatatttgaagttacaaaattattatctttTTATCGATGACACAGTTTTTTAATCCTTTTTTGCTGCCAGTGAAATGCACTTTCAATTAcattaaatgtatttgttgttgcactttattcgtacatttaatatttcatactttaaatatttacataaatttaacaaacaaacaggAGAAAACATGACTTTTTCACAAATAAACAAGAATTTCCATTCATTAAACAATAATACTATTTATGcatgcatttgtatttgtgtCTTTTATGtatgtgttgtgtgtgtgcgccaaGTCCGTGTACTTTTATTCAAGTGTgcgttgtcgttgttgttgtaaatGGAAGTACATAGCAGGacgttgtagttgttgttgccttgAGTTGCCCTTCAGCGGGCGGAGGGGGCGTGGTTAGGGGAAGTATTAACCGCAGGCCGGAATGTTTACATCTCTCGCAGGCACCAAGAAGTTGTGGTATTTGTTggacttttgtttttcatcGAATGCAGCACGGAATTGTTGGTGTTTGATTAGGCTTTTCGGGTGGTTTTTGACtgctttcatttttaaacgtTAACTATATAACAAATATAAGATTAGAGTGTAAAAGTAGGGCCAACGCGGTCTCTAGTCCTCCAGATTCCTGAAGGCCTGCTGCAGGTCCTCGTGCAGCTGCTCGAAGTCAGCCTTGATCTTGGCCTCACCATCCTTAACAGGGTCCTGAAATGGATTGGAAAATGTGATTACACAGTCTCTACGAAATGACCACATCTGTTTGTTGACCCACCTTGAACTTCATGGACGACAGCTGGTACATAATGTTGCCCATAGCCTCACGAATCACGTTCCAGGTGATCTTGTTCTCGGACTGAGCCGTCGACTCCACGGAGTGACGGGCCAGGTCGTAGAAGTCGATGATGTTCCTCAGCATGCCCACGGTCTTGTAGAAGGGGCAGAAACGATCGTACGAGGAGTAGGAGTTCTGCTGCAGGAAATCGTCCTTCAGCAGCTTGGCCACCTCCAGCGTGATCTTGTCGGTCTCGGCCAGAGAGGCCTTGCCGACCAGTTGCACGATCTCAGACAGATCCTCTTCCTCCTGCAGGATCTCCTTGACCTTGGTACGCAGTGGCACGAATTCGGGGAAGTTCTTGTCATAGAAGTCATCCAGGGCACGCATGTACTTGGAGTACGAAATCAGCCAGTTGATCGAGGGGAAGTGCTTGCGCTGGGCCAGTTTCTTGTCGAGACCCCAGAACACCTGTACGATACCCAGAGTGGCGGATGTCACGGGATCGGAGAAGTCACCACCAGGAGGAGACACAGCTCCGACAATGGACACGGATCCCTCGCGCTCAGGGTTACCCAAGCACTTGACGCGACCGGCACGCTCGTAGAAGGAGGCCAGACGAGCTCCCAAGTAGGCTGGGTAACCGGAATCGGCAGGCATCTCAGCCAGACGACCCGAAATCTCACGAAGAGCCTCAGCCCAACGGGAGGTGGAATCAGCCATCATGGACACGTTGTAACCCATATCACGGAAGTACTCGGACAAGGTGATACCAGTGTAAATGGAGGCCTCACGAGCAGCCACAGGCATGTTGGAGGTGTTGGCCACCAGGGCAGTACGCTTCATGATGGACTCAGTCACACCGTCGATCTCCACAGACAACTCGGGGAAGTCACGCAGTACCTCAGACATCTCGTTACCACGCTCACCGCAACCGACGTAGATGATCACATCGGAGTTGGAGTACTTGGACAGGGCCTGCGGGCAAATAAAGGATATGTCAggaattatattttattgacaCTTGAGTGTATGGAGGCTACACATGGCATCGCTCCTTAAACGCTCAATTCAAGTGACTTCTCTCACCTGCGAGATCACAGTCTTGCCGCAACCGAAGGCTCCGGGAATGGCGGTGGTACCGCCCTGGACACAGGGGAAGAGCGAGTCGAGGACACGCTGTCCGGTGAGCAGTGGGTGGTTGGCGGGCAGCTTCTCGGTCACGGGACGGGGCTGACGCACAGGCCACACCTGCAACATGGTGTGCTTGGTGATCTCTCCATCGAATTCGGTCTCCAGGACGACATCGTCGACCTTGTAGTTGCCGGAGGGGGCAATGTAGCGCACTGTTCCCTTGGCGCGGGGGTTCACGATCATCTTGTGCTTGACCAGAGTGTTCTCATGCACCAGACCGTACAGGTCACCTCCGGTAATGTGGGAGCCGACCTTGACATTCAGGGGGTTGAACTCCCAGCTGGCCACGCGCGACAAACTGGGCACGTTCACACCCTTGGGGATGTAGATAGATTCGGTGAGCTCGTTAATGTCCTTCAGGGGACGCTGGATACCGTCAAAGATGCTGCCCATGATACCGGGTCCCAGCTCCACGGAGAGGGGCTTGCCGGTACGCAGCACCGGATCGCCGACAGTCACGCCAGAGGTCTCCTCGTACACCTGGATGGTGGCCATGTCGCCCTCCAGACGGATGATCTCGCCCACCAGCTCGTAGTAGCCGACGCGGACCAACTCGTACATAGCTGATCCAGACATGGCCTCGGCAGTGACGACTGGAATAAAGCGGTTACTTGCGTTAGAGAGGCTACATGATTCTCATAAAGTTTTCATAACTCAGCCAAGGAAGACGGAACCTATTTAAGCCatgatatttttcttttataacaACATTTTACTGTTAATgatatttaattgtatttatttttaaataatacatttcgaaaaaatattattgtttcAACTtgttgaataataataaatagttgGCTCGTTTTCTAAGACGccattattaaatataagtGTAGATGTGAATTCATAGAATTAAGGTTTTCAGTTCACTTGTATAGCTTACATTAACTTTTAAATAGCATGAGTTATGGTTAGTCAGTGTAGTTGGGTGCTTACCAGGACCGGAGACAGCGAAGACACGTCCATATTTGGACTCACGCTCCTCATCATCGAAACGCTTAAGGTTGGACATTTTGCTTTATTCTGTTTTAACGACTGCAATGGAGGGAAAATAGAGGaggaaaattgtaaaatgcTGGCTGCAAAAGGGCAAAGATAAAGGTGACCACATTCTCATCACTAATTTCTGGCTTGGCCCTCT from Drosophila yakuba strain Tai18E2 chromosome 2L, Prin_Dyak_Tai18E2_2.1, whole genome shotgun sequence includes these protein-coding regions:
- the LOC6527430 gene encoding V-type proton ATPase catalytic subunit A is translated as MIKSYINSSHHPSLSIHFCPFYSIYLTILAKIVKSKKLCIYLNEMEKKSWVAPLTSFTQSNTSQDDSVARSSGSANQDAEPRSMPKPLRKCTCISCACPRPDRKAHPVVPATQLRKPVAEPESPADKNVDEDRPSKPSTRGSDQSHKSLHITMEDRNEDSGFAIEQVVETHKYSSDEDEDEAPTGRIFGVSGPVVNAEEMAGAAMYELVRVGHSQLVGEIIRLEGDMATIQVYEDTSGVSVGDPVYQTGKPLSVELGPGIMGSIFDGIQRPLRSISELTNSIYVPKGIDTPSLPRNISYQFTPGKLKVDALINGGDIYGSVFENSMMHDHRLMLPPRCKGRIKWLAPPGNYCVDEVIVETEFNDEITKHSMLQVWPVRKCRPVEDKLPSTSPLLTGQRVLDAFFPCVQGGTTAIPGAFGCGKTVISQSLSKYSNSDVIIYVGCGERGNEMSEVLRDFPQLEVEVNGTMESIMKRTALVANTSNMPVAAREASIYTGITLSEYFRDMGYHVSMMADSTSRWAEALREISGRLAEMPADAGYPAYLGARLASFYERAGLVQCLGSPEREGSVSIVGAVSPPGGDFSDPVTSATLSIVQVFWGLDKKLAQRKHFPSVNWLQSYSKYMRTLDTFYEESNPEFSLLRAKAKKVLQEEDDLAEIVQLVGKSSLNEEDKITLEVAKMLKDDFLQQNSYSSYDAFCPFYKTVGMLKNMMAFYDAAILSVQNTADNEARVTWGLIRTKGAHILYELSTMKFLDPKVGEASVLESMDKLHDNILATFRDIEENVEDY
- the LOC6527429 gene encoding V-type proton ATPase catalytic subunit A, with product MSNLKRFDDEERESKYGRVFAVSGPVVTAEAMSGSAMYELVRVGYYELVGEIIRLEGDMATIQVYEETSGVTVGDPVLRTGKPLSVELGPGIMGSIFDGIQRPLKDINELTESIYIPKGVNVPSLSRVASWEFNPLNVKVGSHITGGDLYGLVHENTLVKHKMIVNPRAKGTVRYIAPSGNYKVDDVVLETEFDGEITKHTMLQVWPVRQPRPVTEKLPANHPLLTGQRVLDSLFPCVQGGTTAIPGAFGCGKTVISQALSKYSNSDVIIYVGCGERGNEMSEVLRDFPELSVEIDGVTESIMKRTALVANTSNMPVAAREASIYTGITLSEYFRDMGYNVSMMADSTSRWAEALREISGRLAEMPADSGYPAYLGARLASFYERAGRVKCLGNPEREGSVSIVGAVSPPGGDFSDPVTSATLGIVQVFWGLDKKLAQRKHFPSINWLISYSKYMRALDDFYDKNFPEFVPLRTKVKEILQEEEDLSEIVQLVGKASLAETDKITLEVAKLLKDDFLQQNSYSSYDRFCPFYKTVGMLRNIIDFYDLARHSVESTAQSENKITWNVIREAMGNIMYQLSSMKFKDPVKDGEAKIKADFEQLHEDLQQAFRNLED